The Pyrus communis chromosome 9, drPyrComm1.1, whole genome shotgun sequence genome has a segment encoding these proteins:
- the LOC137744932 gene encoding uncharacterized protein, giving the protein MSSFTNTTNFDNLMLQTLMGRLQIRPPTNNSFLSQTLEELLFDAANLSDDDDDENKTQLAKEESRLEKEIIRVVLSGKTDSLKPNSGQAVTIGEHHICVGFHEESGSEYRVWEWHGHIMLFDEENGYTPEYIYGNYFERLIGKARGNGGGGSGGVREEETKEEEEEDKEKVTTLGLRELIDGVDSGQGRILHRNINAGSTRIN; this is encoded by the coding sequence ATGAGCTCCTTCACCAACACCACCAATTTCGACAACCTCATGCTCCAAACCCTAATGGGCAGGCTCCAAATCCGACCCCCCACCAACAACTCGTTCCTCTCCCAAACCCTCGAGGAGCTCCTCTTCGACGCCGCCAATCTCtccgacgacgacgacgatgagAACAAGACCCAGCTCGCCAAGGAAGAATCCCGCCTTGAGAAGGAGATCATCCGGGTTGTTCTAAGCGGCAAGACCGATTCCCTCAAGCCCAATTCGGGTCAGGCCGTCACGATTGGGGAGCACCACATTTGCGTTGGGTTTCATGAGGAATCGGGTTCGGAATATCGGGTTTGGGAGTGGCATGGGCATATCATGCTCTTTGATGAAGAGAACGGGTACACCCCTGAGTATATATATGGGAATTACTTTGAGAGGCTGATTGGTAAGGCTCGTGGAAATGGCGGCGGCGGAAGTGGTGGTGTTCGTGAAGAGGAGAccaaggaggaagaggaggaagataAAGAGAAGGTGACCACTTTGGGGCTCAGGGAGTTGATTGATGGTGTGGATTCGGGTCAGGGTCGGATTCTTCATCGGAATATCAATGCGGGTTCTACAAG